A single Carassius carassius chromosome 3, fCarCar2.1, whole genome shotgun sequence DNA region contains:
- the LOC132128343 gene encoding neural cell adhesion molecule 1-B-like — MGSSALPLMILLMSFIHAGLTQVKAVLKVTPDEHVFRGETVTLTCDIQGAGDTQWIYRWFKDGKPLNLFTTTAAEYSFTGEVYHSAEYSCRGERSDSERSSDISAAVTLTVSDKPKPTLTVKPQSSVFTGDTVTLSCDVGQLTGWTIHWRKDSDPESTTDATKTIKSVRDSDEGEYRCRARRGNYYSEFSNTVTITVTVRPKPVVGVDPERRVFRGETVTLTCDIQQTGVWQYSWYKGYKQDYIIGRDQNYKIPSVDLSHRGFPRSSLTVTPDSPVFTGETVNLKCVIESHNSEEERECRDVSTDQIGDLISKPIDVPLPPQPPEFHEDRLQFENGEVAQGMGSIEEHLADLEHRISGLVTIETMKAELQACEDKMSYGLQRELDHVK, encoded by the exons TGCTGATGTCCTTCATCCACGCTGGACTCACTCAAG TAAAAGCTGTGCTGAAGGTGACTCCAGATGAGCATGTGTTCAGAGGAGAGACAGTCACTCTCACATGTGACATACAGGGAGCAGGAGACACTCAGTGGATATACAGATGGTTTAAAGATGGAAAACCTCTCAATCTAtttacaacaacagcagcagagtACAGTTTTACAGGTGAGGTGTATCACAGTGCTGAATACAGCTgtagaggagagagatcagactcAGAGAGATCATCAGACATCAGTGCTGCTGTTACACTGACTGTATCAG ATAAACCGAAGCCGACTCTGACTGTAAAACCCCAGAGTTCAGTGTTCACTGGAGACACAGTTACTCTGAGCTGTGATGTGGGACAGTTAACTGGATGGACAATTCACTGGAGAAAAGACTCAGACCCTGAATCCACGACTGATGCAACTAAAACAATCAAGTCTGTGAGAGACTCTGATGAAGGAGAATACAGGTGCAGAGCACGACGAGGAAACTACTACAGCGAGTTCAGTAATACAGTTACGATTACAGTAACAG TGAGACCCAAACCTGTAGTTGGTGTTGATCCTGAAAGACGTGTGTTCAGAGGAGAGACGGTCACTCTCACATGTGACATACAGCAGACAGGAGTCTGGCAGTACAGCTGGTATAAAGGCTACAAACAAGATTATATCATAGGACGAGACCAGAACTATAAAATCCCATCTGTGGATCTGTCTCATCGTG GTTTCCCCAGATCTTCActgactgtgactccagacagTCCTGTATTCACTGGAGAGACAGTCAATCTGAAGTGTGTGATTGAGTCTCACA ACtctgaagaagagagagaatgtagaGATGTGTCCACTGATCAGATAGGTGACCTTATTTCTAAACCGATTGACGTACCATTACCTCCTCAACCACCTGAGTTTCATGAAGACAGACTGCAATTTGAAAATGGAGAGGTTGCCCAGGGCATGGGTAGCATTGAGGAGCATCTTGCTGATCTCGAGCATCGTATCAGTGGACTGGTTACCATCGAAACTATGAAGGCAGAGTTACAGGCGTGTGAAGACAAAATGAGCTATGGCTTGCAAAGAGAGTTGGATCATGTTAAATAG